The DNA segment TTGGGTCGTCGATTCTCCAGGGATGTTTGAGCCTGTAAGTGTTCTTGCTGAACGTGCATTGGAAATACAGAATGCTGTTAAAGAATGTAAAGATCCACATGCCTTTCTTATCGTGTTCAAAGCAGACAGTAGAACGGATGATCGAAATACAAATACCATCGAGATGCTTCGTCTGATTTTTGGGGAGGTTTTCTTCAAACACGCAATTGTTGTTATTACAAATGCGGCAAAGTTTAAATCGGATGCAGATTTTCAATCATATAGAAAACAAGGAAAAATGAGTCAAATAGTAGATCTCTGTCAAGGGAGAATTGTGAGACTGGAAAATAAAGATGTAACACCACAGAAGAAGAGGGAAATGATAGATAAAGTATTTGCCTTAGTTGATAATGTGTCCAGGATGGGCAATTTCTGCTACGAAAACAAAGAATTACACTGTCACAGAGAAATGTTAGAATACCATTTGAAGCATGTCGCTGCCAACATGCCGGTGAATAATCAGATAGAAGAAATGAAAAGGTGTCTGCGAGAGAATTTACAAGAAAATGGATCAGATAGCGGGTACTACGAAGTTGccaaaatacattgaattgaaattaaaatgtttggATCATGAACATAATGACGATTTCTCATTAACTAGAAGTGGATTTTACTCCTACACAACACTAcatagtttacaaaaaaaaacaaaagaataggAAAAAGAACTAAATATGAAGAGAATATTTCTTGACGTCTCATCAAACTTTTATCCATTCAGCTTTGCTTCACCACTCTAGGCATGTGCGCAGACATTGAGAATAAGAAACTTTTAGAGATTTTGTAATATACACATTTATTCTCAAATATATGTCGTGTACATTTCTGCCAACGTGTTAACTTGTAATTATCTAGCAAATATAAACGCAGCGCAAACAGAATTTCTGGTACTTCAGAATATAGTCGGCGGCCACTACATGCTCTAATCCGCCGCTGGacgaaaatatttcaatttttgacCGCTAAACTGGTAATATTTAGAACAATCTATGTTATCAAGTGTAATTTATCTATATAAGGATTTTTGCCTTAAATTAAATGAGCAGTAATAATGCTGACATTCTGCCAGTGCACTATACAACAGCTGTATTTTCTAATCAAAGCAATACCCAGTATCTTATGAGTATGGACATCATAATTTTAGCTTACGTATGTCTGTGTTTTGGAACGAATATAATGTGAATCTCGATTGGTCACacttgcattttaaaaataaataatgcgTAAAAATGTTGGTTTCAAGCTTCATTCAGTTTCTTTACCTTAAATAATGGTGGAGAATCCAGTAAGTTAAGTATGCTAAGACGTGacttttaattcaaaatttgGTATACATCAATATGAAATGGACGCTCTTATATTTTCGGGATTTGAAATGtcatattattgttatttttctaTGGCCTCCTTTTtcgatttaaaaataaacaaaacaattacctTGTATACTCATCACCTAGTTTCTATCCAATTCAAATTTAACTTAACAAGAAGTTAACGTGCGCATGTGTATTATACTGTTGACCTTATTCTTGTTGTGTACGTTTTACCTTGAGACTGTTACCTTAAATGTAGTGTCTGAGATTGTGATAATATATCGCGTTACAAAATGTGAAAAGCAGCGAATCATAGTCTATACAATGTAACACAACAAATTCTGGTCTGTCATGAATTCATGCAAAAAGGAAACAACTGGTTTTCATTTACTAAAAGGCTAGGATAAAACGAcagcatttgagccgcgccatgagaaaaccaacatagtgcgtttgcgaccagcatagatccagagcagcctgcgcatgttcgctaatggtttctctaattgcaataggctttgaaagcgaacagcatggatcctgaccagaccatgctggtcgcaaacgcactgtgttggttttcttatggcgcgacTCATTTTATCTGCTTTCTCTGAGACAAAAATCATCATGCACAAAAATATAAGGCAAATCATTAGAGAATAAAAAAGAATGCAAAACTATATATCTTGAGATACGTGATATGATATACTGTTTACATAAAGATATCCACGACCAGTGTAATAAATATCAAATGGACAGTTAAGTATTCTTTTTAGCATAAGagtttacattttaataaaacattaattgaaGAATTAAATGGGAATGCGGAGAATGTATTTATTGCATTGAATGAAACGTCTTTGATACTTTTAGCCTGTTGCCATGCTAGTTGAAACTTGACCTATAATTGTTAGGCCACGTAGTAAATAAACATGTaagaaatcaaaatttaaagaaagctAATGAAAGTGGTAACATGTAAGACGTGTATTATCAATCATAAACCTGTCAAAGACTTTAATACATACACAAAATTACATCACCATGAtaaaataagtattaaaatatacTATCAGAATTTAAAGACTGTTCCAGGGGGCAGAGCGCTCAATGTACCCCCCACCCCCGCCGACAAAGTTGTAAAGGagagggtatactggtttcaggttgtatgtctgtccgtctgtctgtctgtccgtacgtagacacaatcttgtgcacaccaactctcctcattaccttgacacaatttaatgaaacctcacaaaagtggtcagtaacaacagtagttgtgcatggtgcatgttaggttctttcagaaaaaacaacagagttacgggactttattttttctttgttactatactatatacatagaggcTGCAAATGCAAATTTGTGCGCAACTAATCTTCTTAACCCAAGCtcacaattcaatgaaacttaatacaagcGATCAgcagtaaccctagttgtgcatggtgcattttaggttctttcagaatatATTCTGCACAATTATGgaactttgatttttgttaataaactatatacatacagtctgtatatGCAACCTCGTGCGCGtctaatctcccgaacccttgcacacaatttaatgaaatttatcacAAGTGAATGGTTTATCTTTGACCCTTTTAGGGTCCACCAGAGCAAAAATACAAAAAGCATTTATTGATCTTCTTCTCATGAGCCGTTTAATCGTTCttcataaaatagagaaaagtaggaacttcacaggtcgctcaacacgacaaaaacgaaaaactTGTGTATAACATCATTATTATTAAGGTATTACCACTCAATGTGTTCAAGAGCGTGTGTAtccgtgtgtttgtgtgtgtgtgtgtgtggtggtggcgggggggggggggggggggggggtgtgctCATTAAGCGCCTTCTAAGGGTCGCTAGagtaaaaaatagaaatgcctaTAAGTTATTTCTTCTCGCTGCtcgatggatctttatcaaacttaatCTTTAGAATCATTATAATATTATCTTTAAAGTTTGTCAGAATGGGAACACCTGGCGCCTTTttgggaccactagagctaaaaatagaaatacctttcaaAGAAATCTTCTCATGAATTGCTCAATGagtcttcatcaaatttggtctgaagcattattataaggtcttaCCCCACCAACTCggaagcctagtggtagagcgtacgcttcgagtgcgggaggtcgtgggtttgatccccagCCGCGTCTTACATGAAAAATGGCACCAGTAGCTCCCTTCTCATACCCTAGTGGCGATGGATATCATCAGGAATGATtaaaataagttgtagaacttgctttacaatcgacctaaaataattCATATATTAACTAAGGTCTTattccaattttgttcaaaatgaggACACTTAAACCGTTTCTCCAGGTCTGTAGAATTATGTCATATCTCAATTCTTTGTCAAATATGGGCACTTTTCCCCTTGCAGTGACCGCTATGGCTAAAAGCTTATCTTTAAAGAATTCCTCCTAATGAACCGCTTGATAAATgctcatcaaacttggcctgtgttatcattataaggtcctctctacATAAAATTTAGTCTACGGCATCATTATTAGGCTCTCTCCCACTTTTTATCTCACCAGAACCAAAGGTTTGATGTCCGTTATAAAAAGACCTTCTGCTTCAAAGCTTCTTCgcagatttacaccaaatgtCACAGGAATAATCTTTGGGTGCCATCTTTCAAAATTGCTCAAAGATTTAAAATCTACTCAGAACTTTAGTtcccatggcaaccaaaagaaaactctttaaaaatcttcttttcaccAAAATTGATTAAGCCCTTCTATTTCGTTAAAAAGCGTAGTTGCCGGGGGtgggggcttattttccctatatggctatattgtaagtTTCAAACATCCTCTTCAAAACCACTTCGCAAATTTACACCGAACTTTACAGAAATGATTCTTGGGTAGCTCTCTTTCAAAATTACCGATAGAATTAAAATCCTACAAGAACTGTGGTTGACACGGCTACCGAAAGGAACAGCTTTTATCATTCTTCTTCTCTGTTAaccagatttcaaaaatatttcgcAGAACTGATCTCTAGGTGACTTTCTATCATAATTGCTTAAGCTATTCAGTTTCGCCTAAAAACGTGGCCGCCAGGGGTAAGGgtcttattttccctatatgactatattatcaatttcaaaaatcttcttctctgaaacctgaagaCCCGGAGCTTAACATTTTGGTATGTTGCAGTGTCTAGTGAAGTTTTAGCAACAGTGTTCAAGTTATAATCCCAGGGTCAATATTGATCCCACCCTGTGGTACCTTGATTTAACATACAAGTTctatttgaaaatgataaaaaatgttcttctctgaaATCGAGAGGCACagagtttagatattttacatgtggcattgtctagtggtcctttacgAAGATTGGTCAAGTCATGACCAAAAGTCCATTTAAAACCCCGCTCCGGGATCACTTAATTTTTAAATGAGTTTTATAGGTAAAATacttatctgatcatatttcctagactttttatttataataaccTTATGACCCTGAGTAATTCGAAGTCATTtaactgtgaacttgacctactgacctactttcttgattttgattttcttaaaagCACTGATTTCCAGATTTGGctaaataatctttctttcaaattgaagttgaAGAACATAAGAATATGACACAACTATGAATGTTGATCTCTTCTTCTGAATTGTCAATTTTAGAATAATAATCCATCAACACAGAAGAAAAAAATCACTTGTTTTTTCACCTTATATTTCGGCAGTAGCTCACTGCCCTCATCAGGGATGGTGTACTAATGTGCATCACGTGACGACAGAAGATCACGTGACTGAAGGAGAGAATACGCAGGTCATAACATCTGAggactcgctttgctcgttgtatatatcccgaaGTTTTCAGCCACAAAAACTtcttaaaatcattcttaaaatacagataatatacagctatactacaagttttcaggtggaaaattaaggcctttcctgaataaatgtgttttgacaacttcatctgcaaacttgtTCAGTCAATCTCTGTTCAGTATAGTTTCAAAattatagatgaataactatcttacactgtagaaacaaaatttaactaaatacactgatttcggTATAATtatattgctacagtaattcaattTAATGATATTACATACATTGATTTGGCCTAATATAGGTCACTgacaatttgtaactagatacttgttatttctcattttcttcatgccaAGCATTTATAATTACTAtcatagaaatacaaaatacagttattttgtggtgcctctttcaGGACTTGGCACTCGATTGAAATCAAACACGTTCATTAAAGGTGCGGCGACCCTTTTCTCCAGTATAATAGAACGTTACATTACGTTAGGTCATACAATACAGAAGAATAAATCTAAATGTTGACGATTCATTTTAGGAACTGGCACTCGATTAAATTACTTTATAGTtccatttaaatattaaaactaaatGACAAAAAATCGCGCGCATGTTGATTGATAGTTATTTTTAAGTGTGAGTTATGATACAAATTTATTAAGCTATagtgttttatttataataaacgGATTAGTGTAAGGAAGCCGTGTAAATGCATTATAAATTAAGCGTTCCCGCATTTTCCGATATTTTGTGGTAAAAGGAATTCACCTCTCCCACAGCTATTTCCACATGCGAGTTAATGTTTGACAATTGTAAGACAATGGTATTTGAAAGTATTGAAACAAGGCTTGGTACACGTTAATCATAACATTACCACCGTTTCTTATCAACATTAGACCTCTCATTATACTAATTATTGTTTTAGGCTGCTTTTTAAGATAGTGTTGAAGTCAGTGCTTCGTAAAACACTTATTATAAGTTTGGTTGTTTATTTTAAGCAACTGAATAAACGTATTTTCTTACCAGATATGAGGTTTGAAGAGGATCTATGCGAAATTACATATAGCCAGGCTTACCTTAAAGGCATTGACCAAAGAATAGACAAGAACTATTACCAAAATCCGAAAACAATAATTTGTCTATCGTATTGTAATTATTATGACTTAACTGAACTTATTTAAAGATAGCAAATTAGGTGAAATTACGTTAATCAGTTATCTACATTATGGGTTTAATTACTAGTTTATGATAAGCATTTAAAGAAATTGTTCCCTTTTTGCgacaaaataacttaaaaacgccatttatgcattttgtattattttgtagGCTATGACCTTTTGGTCGATTAAAGACCGTTTTCCCTATCAAAAGTCTATCTTAGAGAGGTTAAACAATTTGAAACCAATCTCTTTTCTCACAGAAACCTCTGAAGTGAATGAAACAAAAGCTTCATTTTTGCTTCCGTCCGGGAATACATTTTGTGGCTGTTACACAGAACGCTGTTCGGTCGATACTTCTCATGGGGGTATTCATTGTTCATACGAAACTTCCAGCGGTACGttctatataattttgaaaaaactttgaatTAAACTAATTCTGACTGAACTAATATTCTCCGTGTTTAACTTTTATTTAGGCAACGAATAGTGTATGCGaatatttttaaccataattaaaacagaaacaaatatcaGATTAAAACAGGTTTTGATTTACACCAAAGTATGCAGCTGGTAAAACAATTCGGAAGATCTATTATGGGTTTTAAGTTATAcgagtttaaa comes from the Mercenaria mercenaria strain notata unplaced genomic scaffold, MADL_Memer_1 contig_786, whole genome shotgun sequence genome and includes:
- the LOC123532823 gene encoding GTPase IMAP family member 9-like gives rise to the protein MSNYVRKIILVGENGNGKSLTCNTLLGKEIFDGSKRSRTAGCETCYLHTRSVKLWVVDSPGMFEPVSVLAERALEIQNAVKECKDPHAFLIVFKADSRTDDRNTNTIEMLRLIFGEVFFKHAIVVITNAAKFKSDADFQSYRKQGKMSQIVDLCQGRIVRLENKDVTPQKKREMIDKVFALVDNVSRMGNFCYENKELHCHREMLEYHLKHVAANMPVNNQIEEMKRCLRENLQENGSDSGYYEVAKIH